The nucleotide sequence TGTTAGCCGCACTAAGCCCATACCGCAATCACACTGAACAGGAAGCAATATGACACTGCGACTTGGCGATATCGCCCCCGACTTCAGCCAGCAATCCACGGCGGGTGAGCTGAATTTCCACGCCTGGAAGGGCGACAGCTGGGCTGTACTGTTTTCCCACCCGGCCGATTACACCCCGGTGTGCACGACCGAACTGGGGGTGACCGCCAAGCTGAAGCAGGAATTCAGCCAGCGCAATGTCAAGGTGTTGGCCTTGTCGGTCGATCCGGTAGAGGCCCACCACGGCTGGATTGCCGACATCAACGACACCCAGCAGGCCAATGTGGATTTTCCCATCATTGCCGACGCTGACCGCAAGGTGTCCGAGGCTTACGAT is from Aquitalea aquatilis and encodes:
- a CDS encoding peroxiredoxin, with the translated sequence MTLRLGDIAPDFSQQSTAGELNFHAWKGDSWAVLFSHPADYTPVCTTELGVTAKLKQEFSQRNVKVLALSVDPVEAHHGWIADINDTQQANVDFPIIADADRKVSEAYDLIHPNASSTHTVRSLFIIDPSHKVRLIITYPASTGRNFREILRVIDSLQLTDKHSVATPANWEQGQEVVIVPSLQDEALIRQKFPQGYRAVRPYLRLTPQPV